Proteins from a genomic interval of Thermoanaerobacterium thermosaccharolyticum DSM 571:
- the cobA gene encoding uroporphyrinogen-III C-methyltransferase has product MAGFVYLIGAGPGDIGLITLKAIEAIKKADVIVYDRLINDSILAMAKDGTELIDVGKMPDSHKVPQWRINEIIAEKAMEGKSVVRLKGGDPFVFGRGGEEGEYLYDKGIPFEVIPGITSAIAVLSYAGIPITHRNLSSSFHVITGHESDGKTENLDWKVIAKLNGTLVFLMGMKNIEFIVNKLIENGMSKDIPAAVIMNGTTPHQKVVKGTLSDIAEKSRNEGMHNPAIIVIGKVVNMSEKLDWFEKKRLFGKRVLLTRTYDLAMSTVDDLKDNGADVVICPTIKVIPEVDNVSKLIDNIEKYDYIIFTSVNGVNVFKKTINLKKFDLRKLNGVKIAAIGSKTCEALNKIYIYPEVVPDEYTSIALAGKLKSYAKGKSVAILTSDIGGDMLIDNLKDIAFLDKIVAYKNTPNYEIKDKLTNEIKKGIDIAIFTSTSTFKYMSLILGDDISFLKNVKIAAIGPVTKESIERSGFKVDIMPSVYTMEELVKDIIKSEE; this is encoded by the coding sequence ATGGCAGGCTTTGTTTATTTAATAGGTGCGGGGCCTGGTGATATAGGTCTTATTACATTAAAGGCAATTGAAGCGATAAAAAAGGCAGATGTGATTGTATATGACAGATTGATAAATGACAGCATACTTGCAATGGCTAAAGATGGTACTGAGCTTATAGATGTTGGAAAGATGCCTGATTCACATAAAGTGCCACAATGGAGAATAAATGAGATTATTGCTGAAAAGGCTATGGAGGGCAAGTCGGTGGTGCGATTAAAAGGCGGCGATCCGTTTGTATTTGGAAGAGGCGGTGAAGAAGGGGAGTATCTTTACGATAAGGGCATACCGTTTGAAGTGATTCCGGGAATCACCTCTGCTATAGCTGTTTTGTCTTATGCAGGTATTCCTATTACACACAGGAATTTAAGTTCATCATTTCATGTTATAACAGGCCATGAATCTGACGGTAAAACTGAAAATCTCGATTGGAAAGTGATTGCTAAACTCAATGGTACTCTTGTATTTTTGATGGGTATGAAGAACATCGAATTTATAGTAAATAAACTGATTGAAAATGGTATGTCTAAAGATATTCCTGCTGCTGTAATAATGAATGGGACTACGCCGCATCAAAAGGTGGTAAAGGGCACTTTATCAGATATTGCAGAAAAGTCCCGCAATGAAGGTATGCACAATCCAGCAATAATTGTCATTGGAAAAGTTGTAAACATGAGTGAAAAGCTTGACTGGTTCGAAAAGAAACGACTTTTTGGAAAGAGAGTCCTTTTAACAAGGACATACGACTTAGCTATGAGTACTGTGGATGATTTAAAAGATAATGGGGCAGATGTCGTCATATGCCCAACTATAAAGGTAATTCCGGAAGTAGATAATGTATCAAAGCTTATTGATAATATTGAAAAATACGATTATATTATTTTCACAAGTGTAAATGGCGTCAACGTCTTTAAAAAAACTATCAATTTAAAGAAATTTGATTTAAGAAAATTGAATGGAGTAAAGATTGCAGCGATAGGCAGTAAGACATGTGAGGCTCTAAATAAAATATATATATATCCAGAGGTTGTGCCTGATGAATATACTTCTATAGCTTTAGCTGGTAAGCTTAAGAGTTATGCAAAAGGGAAAAGTGTGGCGATTTTGACTTCTGACATAGGTGGCGATATGCTTATAGACAATCTCAAAGATATCGCCTTTTTAGATAAGATTGTGGCGTATAAAAATACCCCAAATTATGAAATAAAAGATAAATTAACGAATGAGATTAAAAAGGGTATTGATATAGCAATATTTACAAGCACATCAACATTTAAATACATGTCTTTAATATTAGGAGATGATATATCTTTCTTAAAAAATGTAAAAATAGCTGCAATAGGACCTGTGACGAAAGAATCAATAGAAAGAAGTGGTTTTAAAGTTGATATAATGCCAAGCGTATATACGATGGAAGAATTAGTCAAAGATATAATAAAAAGTGAGGAATAA
- the hemC gene encoding hydroxymethylbilane synthase, producing MKKIRVGTRSSELALTQTLIVINEIKKYKPNIEFEIVKISTKGDSVLNAPLSEIGGKGLFVKEIEDALINNEIDMAVHSMKDMPYEVPNDLKLLSVYRREDPRDVFISRSEKFIDLKNNARIGTSSLRRSVQLKNLRPDIEIVPIRGNIATRIKKMHELNLDGIVLAASGIKRLGLEDMIKDYFPVDLIVPAPCQGILAVEIRRDFEEEFFEIYPMLLDAKTFFESSAERKIMKKFGGNCKIPLGIYSEYKRNGNDDLITVRVSYYKDGKLIKGRETGLMRDIDKIGDRLVEKIGGI from the coding sequence ATGAAGAAGATTAGAGTTGGGACTAGATCAAGTGAGCTTGCTTTGACTCAGACACTTATAGTGATTAATGAAATAAAGAAGTATAAACCTAATATTGAATTTGAAATAGTAAAGATAAGTACAAAAGGCGACAGTGTATTAAATGCACCTTTAAGCGAGATAGGAGGCAAAGGTCTTTTTGTTAAAGAAATCGAAGATGCATTGATTAATAATGAGATTGACATGGCTGTTCACAGCATGAAAGATATGCCTTACGAAGTACCTAATGACCTTAAGCTTTTATCTGTATATAGAAGAGAAGATCCACGTGATGTTTTTATTTCAAGGAGTGAAAAATTTATTGACTTAAAAAATAATGCAAGAATTGGTACAAGCAGTTTAAGGCGAAGTGTCCAGCTTAAGAATTTGAGGCCAGATATTGAGATAGTACCCATAAGAGGTAATATTGCCACGCGAATAAAGAAAATGCATGAGCTAAACTTAGATGGTATAGTATTGGCGGCATCTGGAATAAAACGGCTCGGCCTTGAAGACATGATAAAGGATTATTTTCCAGTTGATTTGATTGTTCCGGCACCGTGTCAGGGAATACTGGCTGTAGAGATTAGGAGGGATTTTGAAGAAGAATTTTTTGAAATTTATCCAATGCTACTTGATGCAAAAACTTTTTTTGAGTCGTCCGCTGAGAGAAAAATAATGAAGAAGTTTGGCGGAAATTGCAAGATACCATTAGGAATATATTCAGAATATAAAAGGAATGGGAATGATGATTTAATTACGGTGAGAGTATCATATTATAAAGATGGGAAACTTATAAAGGGTAGAGAAACAGGATTAATGAGGGATATAGATAAAATAGGTGATAGACTAGTTGAAAAAATTGGAGGTATATAA
- the hemA gene encoding glutamyl-tRNA reductase: MDINNIKMVGIDQSIPIEIREKVSFNRDIADVLQELKNDGLDEIVILSTCHRSEVYFYSESIGLEEIKKFYVEHFKLEDDFKHYLYGISGIKVVEHIFRVACGLESMVVGEDQILGQVKDALNISQINKASGKILNKLFRDAITLGKKARTDTGIKNFSSSISHIAVKFIQDVFKDIKGKKAFVIGTGEMGEIAIKNLIAKGVNVCVSNRTHSRAQNLKEEIPEIDVVPYEDKYEQIAKSDIVISATNAPHYTVCYDRFINVYDGKRICMVDIALPRDIDPKIAEIDGVSLYTIDDLRKTAEENRKKRIDVIKDIEKMIFDKKAEFNDWFKTIKIEPYIKKVNIYSHNICDIEFERLVNKLEGATERDKENIRISLKRVADKMSNMMISHIKKDVLMNDDISFNEDRREENI; the protein is encoded by the coding sequence ATGGATATAAATAACATAAAGATGGTTGGAATTGATCAAAGTATACCTATTGAAATTAGAGAGAAGGTGTCTTTTAATAGAGATATAGCTGATGTGCTCCAAGAATTAAAAAATGATGGGCTTGATGAAATAGTTATATTATCAACATGCCATAGGAGTGAAGTATATTTTTATTCAGAGAGCATAGGTCTCGAGGAGATAAAAAAATTTTATGTAGAGCATTTTAAGTTAGAAGATGACTTTAAACATTATCTTTATGGTATATCTGGCATAAAAGTTGTGGAACATATCTTTAGAGTTGCGTGTGGATTAGAGTCAATGGTTGTGGGTGAGGACCAGATATTGGGTCAGGTGAAAGATGCACTAAATATTTCACAAATTAATAAAGCCTCTGGCAAAATATTAAATAAACTTTTTAGGGATGCCATTACTCTTGGGAAAAAGGCTCGCACAGATACGGGTATAAAAAATTTTTCATCGTCTATAAGCCATATCGCTGTTAAGTTTATACAAGATGTATTTAAAGATATAAAGGGCAAAAAAGCTTTTGTTATCGGGACAGGTGAAATGGGCGAGATCGCTATAAAAAACCTTATTGCAAAAGGAGTCAATGTGTGTGTCTCAAACAGAACCCATTCAAGGGCTCAAAACCTAAAAGAGGAGATACCTGAAATAGATGTTGTGCCATATGAAGATAAGTATGAACAAATTGCAAAAAGCGATATAGTGATAAGTGCTACAAATGCACCACACTATACTGTTTGCTATGACAGATTTATAAATGTTTATGATGGAAAACGGATTTGCATGGTTGATATTGCACTTCCAAGAGACATAGATCCTAAAATTGCAGAAATTGATGGCGTAAGCTTATATACAATAGATGATCTTAGAAAAACTGCTGAAGAAAATAGAAAAAAGCGTATTGATGTTATTAAAGATATTGAGAAAATGATCTTCGATAAAAAAGCGGAGTTCAATGATTGGTTTAAGACGATAAAGATTGAACCATACATTAAAAAGGTAAACATTTATTCACACAACATATGCGATATAGAATTTGAGAGATTGGTAAACAAACTTGAGGGTGCAACAGAAAGAGATAAGGAAAATATTAGGATATCTTTAAAAAGAGTTGCAGACAAGATGTCGAATATGATGATATCACACATAAAGAAAGATGTTTTGATGAATGACGATATATCCTTTAATGAAGATCGAAGAGAGGAAAACATATGA
- a CDS encoding ABC transporter ATP-binding protein: protein MAKSELLLSGKDVTKIFSNKKKKIIAVDHVNFEFKSGEIISIVGESGSGKTTLAKMILGLLSPTSGEIIFRDRPIELKTREKRIEYWKNVQPIFQDPFSSFNIFKKVDNVLSDCIKLLNIKLKKDEKYKKIEEACNFVNLRFEEIYNKYPFELSGGQMQRLMIARVLLIRPRLVIADEPTSMIDACSRASILDALMKLRDETGTTVVFITHDIGLAYYVSDKIYVMKEGRFVEEGFPDDVILNPTEEYTKHLIGDVPKIESRWAL, encoded by the coding sequence ATGGCAAAAAGCGAGCTACTACTTAGTGGGAAAGATGTAACAAAGATATTTTCAAATAAAAAGAAAAAAATTATTGCTGTCGATCACGTAAATTTTGAGTTTAAGAGCGGTGAAATAATATCGATCGTTGGTGAGAGTGGAAGTGGGAAGACGACATTGGCTAAAATGATATTAGGATTGCTTAGCCCAACCAGTGGTGAAATTATCTTCAGAGATAGACCTATAGAATTGAAGACCAGAGAGAAGCGAATAGAGTATTGGAAAAATGTGCAGCCAATTTTTCAAGATCCATTTTCATCATTTAATATATTTAAAAAAGTCGACAATGTATTATCGGACTGCATAAAACTGCTTAATATCAAGCTAAAAAAAGACGAGAAGTACAAAAAGATTGAAGAAGCATGCAATTTTGTGAATTTAAGATTTGAAGAGATATATAATAAATACCCTTTTGAACTTTCTGGTGGTCAAATGCAGAGGCTTATGATTGCGCGTGTATTATTGATACGGCCAAGGCTTGTCATTGCCGATGAGCCTACATCAATGATTGATGCTTGTTCGAGGGCAAGCATACTTGATGCATTAATGAAGTTGCGAGACGAAACCGGGACAACAGTTGTGTTTATAACGCATGACATTGGCCTTGCTTACTATGTGTCTGACAAAATATACGTCATGAAAGAAGGACGATTTGTGGAAGAAGGCTTTCCTGACGATGTGATTTTAAATCCAACAGAAGAGTATACTAAACATCTAATAGGTGATGTCCCTAAAATAGAGAGCCGATGGGCATTATAA
- a CDS encoding ABC transporter ATP-binding protein, which translates to MAEKLLEVKNLKSVYKTRFNENITAVDDVSFDLEDGKCLGIAGESGCGKSTLAMSVMGYYYPPLFYESGSVCIGGVDIIKMSYNQLREKILGKEIAYIPQAAMNALNPTQRIINLIEDVMKEHVSGITKNEIKKIAEERFETLNLPKDVLQKYPIELSGGMKQRTVIAISTILNPKILIADEPTSALDVTSQKIVIKLLKDLIKRGFIKAMVFITHELPLLYNIADDIMVMYAGEIVESGEADEVIFDPIHPYSNGLMNSIIVPEKGIKGKKLTVIPGAPPNLKYKLEGCRFSDRCLYAKDECKISKVNMKYVNNSRSYRCVLRVDELKEMYENGKKRATT; encoded by the coding sequence ATGGCTGAAAAATTATTAGAAGTTAAAAATTTAAAAAGCGTCTATAAGACAAGATTTAATGAAAATATTACTGCAGTTGATGATGTATCATTTGATTTAGAAGATGGCAAGTGCTTGGGTATAGCAGGAGAGTCAGGATGTGGCAAATCTACATTAGCTATGAGCGTTATGGGATATTATTATCCTCCTCTTTTTTATGAGAGCGGTTCTGTTTGTATTGGAGGAGTTGATATTATAAAAATGTCCTATAATCAATTAAGGGAAAAAATACTCGGCAAGGAAATAGCGTATATACCGCAAGCTGCAATGAATGCATTAAACCCCACTCAAAGGATTATAAACTTGATTGAAGATGTGATGAAAGAACATGTATCAGGAATAACCAAAAATGAAATAAAGAAAATTGCGGAAGAGAGATTTGAAACTCTCAATTTGCCAAAAGATGTTCTTCAGAAATATCCGATTGAACTTTCTGGCGGAATGAAGCAGAGGACAGTTATAGCGATTTCCACAATATTAAATCCAAAGATTCTTATTGCAGATGAGCCGACATCAGCACTGGATGTTACGTCTCAAAAAATAGTGATAAAGCTTTTAAAAGATTTGATAAAGAGAGGATTTATAAAGGCGATGGTTTTTATAACACATGAACTGCCTCTTTTATACAATATCGCTGATGATATTATGGTTATGTATGCAGGTGAGATTGTTGAATCAGGAGAAGCAGATGAAGTTATTTTTGATCCAATTCATCCTTATTCTAATGGATTGATGAATTCAATAATTGTGCCAGAAAAGGGTATAAAAGGGAAAAAGCTGACGGTTATTCCCGGTGCTCCTCCTAATTTAAAATACAAATTGGAAGGATGTCGATTTTCTGATCGGTGTTTGTATGCTAAAGATGAATGTAAAATCAGCAAAGTAAATATGAAATATGTAAATAATAGCAGAAGTTATAGGTGCGTATTACGAGTAGATGAGCTTAAGGAGATGTATGAAAATGGCAAAAAGCGAGCTACTACTTAG
- a CDS encoding ABC transporter permease, with product MKNNFSIIFKSSKFRLGFIIFALLLLSVIIFPIVNKEDPLKMNYTMFQKPGPNLPLGADNFGRNEFVELIAGGKTSLIIGILAGGIATGVGLILGLFGGYIGGLVDDILSSITNIFLVIPSFIILVLISVSISSRSYLTTALVIGFTSWPWTARAVRAQTISLRNRDHVNLAKVSGYSIPKIVATEILPYIASYVGMAFILQVASGILSEATISMLGLGPQNTVTLGLMLNWATMYEAQMSGAWWAFLPPVLMIALITFSLNLMNTGLDQIFNPQIRS from the coding sequence ATGAAAAATAATTTCAGTATTATTTTCAAGTCAAGTAAGTTTAGGCTAGGATTTATAATTTTTGCTTTATTGTTATTGAGTGTGATTATTTTTCCAATTGTGAATAAGGAAGATCCTTTAAAAATGAATTATACAATGTTTCAAAAGCCGGGTCCTAATTTACCATTAGGAGCTGATAATTTCGGGAGAAATGAATTTGTAGAATTAATTGCAGGGGGGAAGACGTCGCTTATTATTGGGATTTTAGCTGGCGGAATCGCCACAGGAGTAGGGCTCATTTTAGGGCTTTTTGGTGGATATATAGGTGGTTTAGTTGATGATATACTGTCATCAATTACAAATATATTTCTCGTCATACCATCCTTTATTATATTAGTATTAATATCTGTCAGTATTAGTTCCAGATCGTATTTAACTACTGCACTAGTAATTGGATTTACTAGCTGGCCTTGGACTGCAAGAGCTGTGAGAGCACAAACGATATCATTAAGAAATCGGGATCATGTAAACCTTGCAAAAGTTTCAGGCTATAGTATACCAAAGATTGTTGCAACTGAAATATTGCCATATATAGCGTCATACGTTGGCATGGCATTTATTCTTCAAGTGGCATCCGGAATTCTTTCTGAAGCCACCATATCGATGCTAGGACTTGGACCGCAGAACACGGTAACACTGGGGCTAATGTTAAACTGGGCTACAATGTATGAAGCACAAATGAGTGGTGCTTGGTGGGCTTTTCTACCGCCTGTTCTAATGATTGCGTTGATTACTTTTTCGCTAAATTTGATGAACACAGGACTTGATCAAATTTTTAATCCACAAATAAGGAGTTAA
- a CDS encoding ABC transporter permease: MKSYRRYMTSKMVWYILTFVVALFLNFLLPRLIPGNPVSTIVSKITSGMADTNSIKRVYETFEKEFGLNKPIWEQFFIYVSNLFHGDMGTSFGQYPRKVTDILASSIMWTIGLQLPAIIVSWILGNVLGVLAAYIKKGFDKVLFPVFLFISCIPSFGFAIVLVWLFAVVLKIAPASGGYAFDMIPSPTISFFLSVVQHYQLPFWSIVLVGIGGQSLGMREMSIYELNADYVKYCRLLGLEDSKIVRYVFRNAVLPQITGLALSLGTMVGGALITEIVFSYPGLGSVLFNAIAAQDFPLISGCTLLITTGVLIANFVIDIIYGLIDPRIKVAQQE, encoded by the coding sequence GTGAAAAGCTATAGAAGATATATGACAAGTAAAATGGTGTGGTACATCCTAACTTTTGTAGTAGCTCTGTTTTTGAATTTTCTTTTACCAAGGTTGATACCGGGTAACCCGGTATCAACAATTGTTTCAAAAATCACCAGCGGAATGGCAGATACAAATTCAATTAAGCGAGTTTATGAGACATTTGAGAAAGAATTTGGATTAAACAAGCCTATTTGGGAACAATTTTTCATATATGTTTCTAATCTTTTTCATGGAGATATGGGTACTTCTTTTGGACAGTATCCACGAAAAGTAACAGACATATTGGCAAGTTCAATCATGTGGACAATAGGACTTCAACTGCCTGCAATTATTGTAAGCTGGATTCTTGGCAATGTTTTGGGTGTTTTAGCAGCTTACATAAAGAAGGGCTTTGACAAGGTCTTATTTCCAGTTTTTCTATTTATAAGCTGCATACCGTCTTTTGGATTTGCTATTGTATTAGTGTGGCTATTTGCTGTCGTATTAAAGATTGCTCCAGCCAGCGGCGGGTATGCTTTCGACATGATACCGAGTCCTACAATTTCCTTTTTTCTTTCAGTAGTACAACATTATCAACTGCCTTTTTGGTCAATAGTTCTGGTGGGAATTGGTGGACAGTCTCTAGGTATGCGGGAGATGTCTATTTACGAATTAAATGCTGATTATGTCAAATATTGCCGATTATTGGGCCTTGAGGATTCAAAAATTGTAAGATACGTGTTTAGGAATGCTGTTCTTCCGCAAATAACCGGATTAGCACTTTCGCTAGGTACAATGGTTGGAGGTGCACTTATTACAGAGATCGTCTTTAGCTATCCTGGTTTAGGCTCAGTGCTTTTTAACGCCATTGCTGCACAGGATTTTCCTCTTATATCAGGATGTACTCTTTTAATCACTACAGGTGTTTTGATAGCTAATTTCGTGATAGATATTATTTATGGTTTGATAGATCCTAGAATTAAAGTTGCCCAACAGGAGTGA
- a CDS encoding ABC transporter substrate-binding protein: protein MKFKKLVSIILVFLMVSLLIVGCGSNSNANKSSSNGTKTTTTTENTVKPGEATPRSETLYISGLQWGPPTTFNPLSPSQTSLPLSATSIARELTFETLFMYNQLDGKMYPLLGKSYAFSSDSTVCTVTLNPDAKWNDGEKVTADDVVYTFELGKKYPVSWSSNWNYLDSVTAKDDTTVEFKLKSDNKNPLMVEEALESVYILPKHVWIKIEEKDNNDFSKISSEVNANPVASGPYKVFYYDNAKVVLIRDDNYWGKAPSMWGKLPAPKYIVHNIFKDNAAGDTALRQNQVDVSQQFTPNIQTFGSNIKTYLSKPPYYMPGVIPWLVINVTKPGLDNANVRRAIAMAIDYDKIAKNAMSGYSGKMSPSLMLPLDSEQKLVDQSQLAPLQWKSHDIDGANALLDSIGAKKGPDGIRVLNGQKLSFKVECPTGWSDWNAALEIVASSCKEIGINVQTYFPQQSVWNNDMQTGNFDMGMYSYQGIGISSPWARAYQGMSSNGYAPIGQTAYFNYGRYKNSEVDTLLNQIPNITDETQLKDAWTKLNEIYLKEVPMIGLMYRPADFYTVNTSVWSGFPVDGDGTNIPPNICMDGYGIAALYKIHSSK from the coding sequence ATGAAGTTTAAAAAGCTAGTAAGCATTATACTTGTGTTTTTAATGGTATCACTGCTTATCGTCGGCTGTGGCAGTAATTCGAATGCAAATAAGTCATCCAGCAATGGGACAAAGACGACAACGACAACAGAAAATACTGTAAAACCTGGTGAGGCTACGCCTAGAAGTGAGACACTGTATATAAGCGGATTACAATGGGGACCTCCAACAACGTTTAATCCTTTAAGCCCGAGCCAGACTTCACTTCCATTGTCAGCTACAAGTATAGCCAGAGAACTTACATTTGAAACATTGTTTATGTACAATCAACTTGATGGAAAGATGTATCCACTTTTAGGCAAATCATACGCATTTTCATCTGATAGTACTGTATGTACAGTGACATTAAATCCCGATGCAAAGTGGAACGATGGTGAAAAAGTTACGGCAGATGATGTTGTGTATACTTTTGAGTTAGGTAAAAAATACCCTGTTTCATGGTCCAGCAACTGGAATTACCTTGACAGTGTTACTGCAAAGGACGATACTACTGTAGAATTTAAATTAAAGAGCGACAATAAGAATCCTTTAATGGTTGAAGAAGCACTTGAATCAGTATACATTTTGCCAAAACACGTTTGGATAAAGATAGAAGAAAAAGACAATAATGATTTTAGCAAAATTTCAAGTGAAGTAAATGCAAATCCTGTGGCATCAGGTCCATACAAAGTTTTCTATTATGATAATGCGAAAGTTGTCTTGATAAGAGACGACAACTATTGGGGCAAGGCACCTTCAATGTGGGGCAAATTGCCGGCACCAAAATATATAGTTCACAATATATTTAAAGACAATGCTGCTGGTGATACTGCTTTAAGGCAGAATCAAGTGGATGTTTCGCAGCAATTTACACCAAATATTCAGACATTTGGATCAAATATAAAGACTTATCTATCAAAACCTCCATACTATATGCCTGGTGTGATACCTTGGCTGGTTATAAATGTTACAAAGCCAGGGCTTGACAATGCAAACGTACGTCGTGCAATAGCAATGGCTATAGATTACGATAAGATCGCAAAAAATGCCATGAGCGGATATTCTGGGAAAATGTCTCCATCATTGATGCTGCCTCTTGATTCAGAGCAAAAACTTGTAGACCAAAGTCAATTAGCACCGCTTCAATGGAAATCTCATGATATTGATGGTGCCAATGCATTGCTTGATTCCATTGGTGCTAAGAAAGGACCAGACGGAATAAGGGTGTTAAACGGGCAGAAATTGTCGTTTAAAGTTGAGTGTCCAACTGGATGGTCTGACTGGAACGCAGCACTTGAAATTGTAGCCTCGTCTTGCAAAGAAATAGGTATAAACGTTCAAACATATTTCCCACAACAGTCTGTTTGGAACAATGATATGCAGACAGGTAATTTTGATATGGGCATGTACTCATATCAAGGTATAGGAATATCTTCTCCTTGGGCACGTGCATATCAGGGAATGAGCTCAAATGGGTATGCTCCTATAGGCCAGACAGCTTATTTCAACTATGGCCGCTATAAAAACTCTGAAGTAGATACTTTGTTGAATCAGATACCTAACATCACTGATGAAACACAGTTAAAAGACGCCTGGACAAAGCTTAATGAGATTTATTTAAAAGAGGTTCCAATGATTGGCTTGATGTACAGGCCTGCTGACTTCTACACTGTTAATACTTCTGTTTGGAGCGGTTTCCCTGTTGATGGCGACGGAACGAATATTCCTCCAAATATATGTATGGACGGCTATGGAATAGCAGCTTTATATAAGATTCATTCTTCTAAATAA
- the amrS gene encoding AmmeMemoRadiSam system radical SAM enzyme, whose protein sequence is MKEALYYEKIDNDSVHCLLCPQNCIISDGKYGFCRARKNEGGKLYTENYGKITSLAVDPIEKKPLYHFMPGSHILSAGTYGCNLRCLFCQNWEISQQRLEGEYLSPSKLVEIAKKQQGNVGIAYTYNEPSIWYEYVLDSAKISHKESLKNVLVTNGYINIDPLKELLQYIDAVNIDVKAFSNEYYKKICHGNLESVLKVVEEAVLNCHVEITTLVVTGENDDYSEIEELCKWVSNINKDIPIHFSKYFPRYKMKNPETPIKVLEDIYVIAKKYLNYVYLGNVSGFDNNTYCPDCGYLLIKRSGYVHVVGIENNKCGKCGKKFYGYT, encoded by the coding sequence ATGAAAGAAGCACTCTATTATGAAAAGATAGACAACGACAGTGTACACTGCTTATTATGTCCGCAAAATTGTATAATAAGTGATGGGAAATATGGCTTTTGCCGTGCTAGAAAAAATGAAGGTGGCAAGTTATATACTGAAAATTATGGCAAAATCACATCTCTTGCTGTGGATCCGATAGAAAAGAAACCTCTATATCATTTCATGCCCGGCAGTCATATACTATCTGCAGGTACATATGGCTGTAACCTTAGATGTCTGTTTTGTCAAAATTGGGAGATATCTCAACAAAGGTTGGAAGGGGAATACCTATCGCCAAGTAAATTGGTAGAAATCGCAAAAAAACAGCAAGGAAATGTAGGAATTGCATATACCTATAATGAACCATCGATCTGGTATGAATATGTGTTAGATTCTGCAAAAATTTCACATAAGGAAAGTCTTAAGAATGTACTAGTAACAAATGGATATATAAATATCGATCCTTTAAAAGAGCTCTTGCAATATATTGATGCAGTAAATATAGACGTAAAAGCTTTTTCTAATGAATATTATAAAAAAATATGTCATGGAAATCTGGAAAGCGTTTTGAAAGTTGTTGAAGAAGCTGTGTTAAACTGTCATGTAGAAATAACCACATTGGTGGTGACAGGAGAAAATGACGATTATAGTGAAATTGAAGAACTCTGCAAATGGGTATCGAACATAAACAAAGATATCCCTATACATTTTTCTAAGTATTTTCCTCGATATAAAATGAAAAATCCAGAAACACCAATAAAAGTGCTTGAAGATATTTATGTCATTGCAAAAAAGTATCTAAATTATGTATATTTAGGAAATGTATCCGGATTCGACAACAATACTTATTGCCCTGATTGTGGATATCTTTTGATTAAGAGAAGTGGCTATGTACATGTTGTAGGAATAGAAAATAATAAATGCGGTAAATGTGGGAAAAAATTTTATGGATATACATAA